A window of Bombus terrestris chromosome 4, iyBomTerr1.2, whole genome shotgun sequence genomic DNA:
ACTCAGAGACTTTCTGTCTGGACAAACGTTCCAAATTTTCACGTAATATTATTCGGTGCGTCTGCGATTTATTAACGAAGCTCCGGCGGGAAAACGGATGCAAACGATTTGGATAAATAAAACGTAAGAACAGTCTGACGAGTTTGTCCGTTAATTTTCGAATAatcgaaagaacgaagaaaaaaaattcgCTAGCAAATTACTCGACGAACGAAGAGTCAAATATTCGAATTGAAAAACTGCAACGAATTCACTTCacgtttaaaaacaaaaattagtaCGTTAAGAAAAGAAATCATAGAAAAAAATTGCGAAAAATTTTGTTGCATTCCCTTCACGGTTTATATCACCGAGAAGACAACGTAAAAAGAGGAAACTCAATAAGGATCACGGAACAGCGATCGGGCGTAGAGCAAACGACATCAATATCGACGTTTACATGCCTCGAGTCGACCTAGCGGAATATACGAGGCGTAAAAACGCGATCCGTGACGATTGCGTTCAAGCGAAAATCTAGATTTCCAACAGAGAGTTACACGATAAGTCGTCACGGTGTGCGGATTGGGGCGAATTCTCGGCTACATCGGCGGACGACCGTCGGTGGGGGCCGCCAACATGTCGCAGTCTGGTTCAGGAGGGGTGAACGATAGCCAGGAACAAAACCAGGTTGGACAAACGATGGAGAATCAACAGACAGCGTGTCAAAACGGCCGAGCTGAGCCGCTTGCCGACAATGCGAAACAAGATTTGTCCAACGGCTTTGAAAATCGTACCATAGAATATGACAGATTCTCTCAAGATAGGGTTCAGCAGAACCAGTCAACCGGCCAAACTCaagaacaacaacaacaacagcaacagcaaacTCAGCAGACAGGTCAATATCTGACTGGAAGGAAGCAACCTGTGGTCGGTGTTCCCGAGGATAGACATCCCCCTAGTGGACAACTTCCACCCCAACAGTACAGCCAGGAAAAGTCTGCTCTCGAGAGGACGCAACATGTCTCTCAAACTAGCACACAAACCCTACCGGTTCAAGCGCAGCCTCAATTCATGCCTGATTACGATCAAACTCAGTACGCGCAGATCCGAAGTCAGTTCGAAGTGAGACCTCAACAGATGTATCCTCAACAAGCTCAATACCCTGAAAGAGCTGGTTACCTGACGAGAGATGTAACATATAGAGATCCTACGTTGTATCAAGGAGGTGCAGCGAATCCGATGTTCACTGGACAAGGTCAATACGTAACTGTTCAACACGGATCGCAAATGCCTCCTCAATCCGCCAGTCCTCAACCACCGTACTTTTCAGGCGTTGTCGTACCTCAACCGGCTAGTTACGCTCAATTCGGCGGGCAACCCCAGTATTCCTATAGTCAGTATCCTCAAACAGTGATGAACGCGGTACCGTATAATCCTCATACTGGAATGTATCCCGCTCAACAATTCGGACAACAATCACCGAATCCGCAAAGATTCTCCCAGGAACTGGGACAATATCAAACACAGCCTATCATTCAACCGATCGCCCAAAATGTGACTCATGGTCTCGCAATGGCGACTACAGAGAGACCCAGTCGTGGACCCAAACCTATGGTTCCACCACGAGGTAATTCGAAGATTACTCACGATACAGGGCACAGAAAGTCTGCGAGTGTCGATGTTCCAGGTATGCAGAAACCTAAATACGATCCTAATCAAAATCCCCCGCAAGAACAGGTTCACCGAAGCGACGGGGCGATAATCGTGCAAGGTGCACAGATCGTAACCGATACTCAGGATAGAAGATACCTGACAGCCATTAATCAAAACCCTAGGACGAGACAGGATGGTTTGTACGTCGATACGAATGGAGATCCACCTAGTCGAGAAAAAATGTGCGAAACCGTGGTAACCGATTGTGGTCTATATTTGACCAGACCTGAACACAGGAAATCTATTTCCGTGGACGTTACATCGAGTTTCCAACGTCGTAACGATACGATTACGTTCACGTTCCCTGGTGACACGAATCAGGAAATATTGATGCCAGCGAGGAAGACCGGAACTATGGTGGATCCGAAACGAGTCGAAACCAATCAAGTGTATCCGCCTGATCAAAGGCGATTGGATACGAGCTTAAGAGTATCACCGATGGCTTTTGATACGAGACAAGAAAATAGGAAGAGTATAGGAGCTGATAGAAAGCCCGAATGGGGTAACGTGAGCCCTAATCAAAGAGTAGCGATACCGCAAGAAAACAGACGATCCGATTACTTCGACGAGCATAGGAGGTCACCGATGACCATAGAAGGCAAGAGAATGGAAGACGTTAGAAGGTCTCCTATGCCTTTCATGCCGATTCGCGAAGGATCCGCGGATCGCGCAGGACAGAAAAGTCCGTCGTTTGTAAATCAAAATTTCGAGAAGACTAGACAAGAGCTAACGATATGGGCTGAACAACGACAACGACAGGAACACGAAAGGAACATGATGCAGAATCAAATGCTCTCCACCAGTCCACGCTCTCGTAATCAATCCGAGGAAAGGAGAGATCCGAGACAGATACATCAACCAGATGATCGCAAGGAAGCTAGAATGACTCAATCGGCCTTTCAACCTATACCCAACATCAGTCAGAGGACTATAATGGAACAACGTCGACATTTGCGACACGTTAGTGCTGACCTAACGAAGCACATGGAACTCTCGAGAAAGGAGTTCGACGAGCAGCCCATTAGTGGATCCGTAGCGAACCTTGGACCACCTGCTAGTACGGCTCCCTCTCAAAGAGCCAGTCCTAATATATGCCATCAGTATCCAGCCCTTAGCGAAGCAAAGTTAGATACTAAGACTGTCCTAACTGTGGTAACAGACTTCGGTGAAACAAGTTTAGGTAAACCGATCGATCAAGTGGATCATATAATCCATAGCCATCGTAAAAGCCACAATATCTCGACCAGCTTACTAACTCATAGCAAGAGCCAGAGCGATAATCTTCAAAGTCAACTAGACACACAGAACGAAAAATCCGACGCTTTGACGTCCCAGCAGCAGCAACTGCAAAATCAGCAGAATCTTGATTTAATATCCGAGAAACTCAGCCAATTTGAGCGTCAACAGAGCGATCTACAAGCGAAGCTTCAGTGTCTTCAGAATCAAAATCAAATCCTCGACAAAGTGGCGCAATTTCAACACCAACAAAGTGATTTACAAGCCCGTCTGCAAAGTTTGCAAGCACAGAACCAGCTgtgcgataaattacaaagatcGACCGATTTTCAGCCGCATTCGATCGGAAACGATATCCACCAGATCCAATCGAACTCTCTGCCCAACCACCAAGAACAACCGACCGATAAGATTTGCACGTCGCAAAGCCAGAGTACGCCGCACAGTCATCATCAAACGTTATTGACCGCTTCCTATACACAGAACTCTAATCATCAATCCTGCCAATCGTCTGTCTGCGAGAAATTATCACCTAGGCTTCAACACGACACCAGCGACCCGAATTCTATTCAGATACCGAACATGTCGCAGATGCCACTGCCGTGTCTGCCACAATTCGATCGCGCCGATACGTCGCGTACTTCGTTCTCACAGTTCCATCGACTTCAGTGTCCAATCGACGGTCACGAGGGAGCTTCAGCACCGTCCAGCACTGCTTCCGTGGCTTCGTTCACCGGAACTTTGAAAAAGGTACCTCCTGAGAAACCACCGAGAACGTCGCTAATCGTTCAGTCACCAGAGTCAGAGGTAAGGGCGTTAACGATTGGAAATGATATGGATGTTGGAAAGTTTTCAGTATTTTATTTTGCATGGTGTAACGATGTATAGACAGCTATAACGATCTTAGTGCATTTTACAGCAGggttatttttatttgaataaaattttgccAGATTTCGAAGTAAAGATactatattttactttaaaagcAATATAACATGATCACAAATATGCTACAAGATAATTCTTTATTTACATATCAAGAAATGatttatgttaataaaaaatagTCTTCACATCATGGAACTGTTGACCATAACAGTGATCTtaagttatttaattttattttgtatttcacaTTTTACGCGATAGAAAttcgtgaaaaatataaaatgcaaaataacaTCAAGCAAACATTTTCCCGGCTAACCGCGTCCTAGCCAATTAAGGATCAATAGTGTTATAATTTTGCACGTTTAGATATTCATTGTTATAATctaaaatagtatataaaattatatcgtagAAACGCTATTTCGAAAGTACAATTTTACGTTAAAATAGCAATATAAagatgtataattttaattgaaagaaaTGCAACTTTCCATCAAAAGATAGAAATTATTCGTACCGCGAatcttatatttatttgattgtAGAAACACGCTTTAAGCATAAAGAAAGCGATTATATGAAACGTAAAATGCGTAATAAGAGATACTCGAACGATCAAAGTACGTCGCTTATATGCcaataatttcttataaaattaaaatccgGAAGCCTTGGGTGAATAACGCGCGAAGAGTAGGGGAACGAATTTCGCGTTTCTCAACATTGGTTGCTAGGGAAAGAGACGAAAAAGGGTGCGAAAGGAGGGTGAAACGAAGATAGATGGGTGACCTGGCCGGAAAGAGTGGCAGATAGAGATCTCCACTTGCAGTTTTTGCCATCGCAGCCGAGTAGAATGAACTCGTTAGATATCAAACTCCATGTTGTCTTTGAAAACTTCGTTACGAGCCCTGTGTACCTTTCACTCTACTACTTCCACACTCGGTCTTTTCGTCTAGACAACTTTGTTCGTGCTATAAAACTAGATACCGTCATCCGACGACGATGTCACCTGCTGCAGCGTGCACGTGTTTAGAATAGGGAATTCCAGATTTCATATCTATATAACATGCTCGTCTAAATAAAGACTTGGTACAAGAATTCCACGGTCTTCTTTACCTTTTACTTTGTTTTTGAACTTTACATTCGGTACGAAGTGTACGATCTGCGTTTTTCgtaatttattcgttttttcAATTACTATGTATAAATAAACGCGAAGTAAGAgctaaaaattgtatatactCGTGTTTATCTATGCTTTTACCAGAACGATGACTATAAAGTTTATTTTATGATTCTGTTCTTTTGAAAGAACGacaatttatttaaagtaaACGATAGTAACGTAGGGAAATGAAATTAACGTATTCAACTTAGAATCTAAATAAAGAGATGATAAcgttattttgaataatataaaaaaaagagattaGCTGCGTTTGGGTTAACATGTTATCTGCTATGCAAATTTTATACGATACGGCCGAATATACGTgtcagaaaattaatttactgaAACTTTTCTTGATATCTATTTGTAGTAGTATCTCGCGTCATTATCacagtattaaaaatattgaaaattttacgaatatgtACCACATCGCCAGTAATTACCCACTAATCGTGGTAGTCAACATATTAAGATGAGGCAAAACCGAGAGAAACACACAATTCCAATAAATCTGATGAATTAGTTCAGTAACACTATCTCGTAAATTATTATCGCTGAAAGTAGTCGCAGattttaaagttaaaaaataaaaccctTAAAAGACAGTAACAGTGTCGATTATCCACCGTGTAGCATGATACATTCCATGTATAACCGCTCCCTCCCAAAACAAACACTTCGACCCCCACATTCTTTCGGTTTATCTCCCTAAGAGAAATTTCTCAAAACATGTAAAGCGCGtctaacaaataatattttcgaagcTTCCACACCATGAACCGATATTATTTTAACTGTCGTGGGCGCGCTCTTCCTACAGGGACATTTCCAACCTTTGCCAATACTTTGTATAAAAGACGGTACCGTGTAGTGGCGTGTAGGTAAGGCAAATAACCCGTCTCTCGGTGAAAACGTAGCCGCCGAAGCTTCGTTGGCGTCGTACCGGTAAAATTGGGTTAGCGCTACGAGTCGCGCGTGTATGAAAAGCTCTGGAGTTTACTTTCCCAGAAGAGCAAATATCCCCTTCCTCCCTAGCccagttctctctctctcttcctctctctctctctctcgctctttctctcttcctctcatCCCCTTTGCCAGTACGGTGGACAATAGAGAAGTAAAGAGAATTCGCATTTTCAACCGCCGTGCGTTACCTAACCTACCTAACGGAGAATCCAACCGACTATGGGGCTGGCTTCTAGGCCAATTTCCCTCTGATGCAATTCAGTAATGGCCGGTGTGCCTTTCCGGGAATTCGCGCGAAATAAGTAGCAGAATGGAACGTATAAAAGATTCGGCGACACAAAggggaatattttatttttgttgttaTACGCCATAAAAATCGCGAGGCGGAGAGAGTTCCTGAATTGCGAATTGTATCGCGACTTTTGTGTTGCGGGGAAGATTTATCACGCGACTTTGCGTACGTATGCGGTTTATTTGCGTACGTATTAGAGTCGACCGAATAAACTCTGGTTTAGCTTGTACTATGTAATCGTTTTAGTGTTACTGCTAATAgtcacaattaatttattaacccTCTCGTTCCCACGGTAATCAAGtatgatataaaaaaattaatcgttaGATGCGTATATTTGCGTATTCGAGagtggaaaatttaaagatggaAAATTGCATCGAAAGCCTCAAAATATGGAAGATTGgagaaaatatttggaatataGAATTTGTTCGAATATTTAGTGGATGAAAAGGATTTCTGCCAGGATTCTATACGTGAATGaatcgtttatttattatataacaggTAAACAGAtcacaaataaatatttgtgaCTGTTATATAATTCGGGAATGAGAGAATTAACTGACGGATCAATGATCATATTATTGATTGATTGTCTCGTTTACCTGTGAAGTCTTTAGAGTTTCCTCGAACGCGAATCACGATTTTAAGAGATctttaaaaaagattaaaattagtcgtataaatttttatagaatagcCGAATTTTAAGCGTGAAATACTATCGTAACCCATTCTAGTAATTAATCAAGCCCACGACTTTTTTCTACAAGAATGTTTACTAGTATCTTTGCTAGTACTGTACCGGTATTAAAAGCGTAAAAGAGTTCACAGTTAACCAAGAGAACGGATTTCTTTTTTTACGGGCAATTTTTCACGAGCCTTTGTAACAGCAGCTACAATACAGAGTTAAGAGAATTCGCGTCCCTGGCCCATGCTCGGTGGCTCGTTTACTCGCTAGAGGATTCttactgtggcggcactcgacgcAAAATACCACCACTCAACACTAACTAGTCCCGGTCGACGGCGGCGCGATGGTTAGCGCCTTAGATTACGAACGTTTTAGGATTCGCGTTCGAATCCCGGTGACCAGAGGAGCCCATATGTGGTTTTCACAGCTGCTGAATagtaaataaaacaaacaagCAACTTGCAAAagcataaataaaaaaattttttttatttctaagcactttacaatcaattttcgcattgagaattttgagtaaaTTTTTCTGacgtggcgcagtgacatgactaattatttacaagtttatttctagctgaatctagtatttttttagcctgcggatctgatctgACGtgttaagtaatttagtaattggGGGGTTTCgatggttgttaactcttatgatatatctattactacattttgttatttcttctttgactatgGATATCTTGAAgtcgcgatgtattgcttcgttggtaacatactaGGGTGCatctattagggatcttagtgttttcgattggaagcattgaagtatttcaatgttggaattacttgttgttccccatagttggattccgtaggtccaaacagattttattacggtcttatagagcgtaattttgctCTGCGTGCTTAAGTTGGAACGTCGGtcaatgagccagtagaatttcTAAGTAAAGGAAACGGAGAGAGAAGTGTTCCGTCCGAGATCTGCTAGTAGGACCCTTCAGTAAGGCTTACTTAGCAGACCTATATCTTAAACACAATggaagaagagaggagagaggaAAGACATTAATATATATGGTAGGACGATATGTAAGCAAGATATGTACATCTCCCTCCTCACGAATAGCGGGATTATTGTATCCAAAGCTTGGTTCTACCCCCTCGTGCGATGTTTCCTAGTGGAGCGGCCTCCTCTACCCTGTATCTTACCGCGATCACAGATCAGGAGGGGATACTATTGCTTCTATActtattgttctattttattgCTTTACTTGAGCTGGAGGTGTGGGCGGCGCGCCATACACACGATGTAGCAATTATCTTGAGCGTGTGGACACGTGGGTGTCACTATATAGCGGGCCCCTTCTCCTAAAAGGGGAGGGGGGAGGAATATGGAGGTCGGTCAGTCAACTTAGCCTGTGTTGCACTGCCAGTTTGGACATAGGCATGGCAGAGCCCAGTATTGTTTGCTGAGTGGTTAGGTTTCATCATGATTATTAATACTCCTATTTTCTGATGTGGAGAACCGCCGGATGAAAATGCCATCTGTAAAGAGAAGATGAGGTGGTCGGCTTTCCCTTATATGCTTTAAGGGATTTTATCAGCTGATTGGTTTATTTGATCGTCGCTCGCTTACAGCCACATTACTAGGCCAAGTGTCTAGGTAAGCGGGCGCGTTTCGTTCTAATGTAATTAATGTCTCCTTCTTTCAACGCTGTCGACTCGTGCTTAGCGATGTAAACGggaaaagtgaaaaataaaagcCGAACGAGCCGCATCGGTGACAGAATTTTGCGACGTTAATGGACGTGGCGCTTGCGGTTCAGCTCTGGTCTATCCAGTTTGTACAAGTAATTGCCGATCGATTAATAATGCATTCCTTGTCACTCAGGAAGTACTTTGACACGGACAACTTGTCAAATAGTTACGATAACTCGGTTCAAGCTCCGACTTTCAAGTAATTTTACGtcgaataatttcaaaaaattcgcACCAGGTCGTGTATGATTTTTTGCTCCtaaatatggtattgtatgtgccaaataatttatttttcttaccatactactttatttttaatgaaattaatagtaGATCGTACCTAGTTGTAgtctatataaatttttctcaATCTGTATTTCATACGTATAAACATTTGCACGTGTTACGAAAATTGAAACTAGTATTTTGGACATCCACGGTATTTTACCTGCATTTAGACGAAGTAACGTTATTTCGCTCTTTCTCTTCGAATACGAGTAAACTGAAGGGATTCCAATAATCGCAGCTCTGATTCTTGCATTGAAAGAAACGTGTAGTTTATACAGcattataacgaacaacgaggAACCGGCAAAATTATCCTTTCCTTGACCATCGATAAAGTATCCACCACTCGAGCTTGGAATTATCAGGAAAATAAAACTTCGTAAAAGCTCCCGGTGCAATCTTTTCAAACATCAGCTCAAGAGAATCGTTTTTAGGAGATTTATAGCGTGAAAGGGACTTTCGTGCGATCCTATGGACAACTCATTCCAAGTGACTGGCCTTTAAAGCGCTTTTGA
This region includes:
- the LOC100645439 gene encoding uncharacterized protein LOC100645439 — its product is MSQSGSGGVNDSQEQNQVGQTMENQQTACQNGRAEPLADNAKQDLSNGFENRTIEYDRFSQDRVQQNQSTGQTQEQQQQQQQQTQQTGQYLTGRKQPVVGVPEDRHPPSGQLPPQQYSQEKSALERTQHVSQTSTQTLPVQAQPQFMPDYDQTQYAQIRSQFEVRPQQMYPQQAQYPERAGYLTRDVTYRDPTLYQGGAANPMFTGQGQYVTVQHGSQMPPQSASPQPPYFSGVVVPQPASYAQFGGQPQYSYSQYPQTVMNAVPYNPHTGMYPAQQFGQQSPNPQRFSQELGQYQTQPIIQPIAQNVTHGLAMATTERPSRGPKPMVPPRGNSKITHDTGHRKSASVDVPGMQKPKYDPNQNPPQEQVHRSDGAIIVQGAQIVTDTQDRRYLTAINQNPRTRQDGLYVDTNGDPPSREKMCETVVTDCGLYLTRPEHRKSISVDVTSSFQRRNDTITFTFPGDTNQEILMPARKTGTMVDPKRVETNQVYPPDQRRLDTSLRVSPMAFDTRQENRKSIGADRKPEWGNVSPNQRVAIPQENRRSDYFDEHRRSPMTIEGKRMEDVRRSPMPFMPIREGSADRAGQKSPSFVNQNFEKTRQELTIWAEQRQRQEHERNMMQNQMLSTSPRSRNQSEERRDPRQIHQPDDRKEARMTQSAFQPIPNISQRTIMEQRRHLRHVSADLTKHMELSRKEFDEQPISGSVANLGPPASTAPSQRASPNICHQYPALSEAKLDTKTVLTVVTDFGETSLGKPIDQVDHIIHSHRKSHNISTSLLTHSKSQSDNLQSQLDTQNEKSDALTSQQQQLQNQQNLDLISEKLSQFERQQSDLQAKLQCLQNQNQILDKVAQFQHQQSDLQARLQSLQAQNQLCDKLQRSTDFQPHSIGNDIHQIQSNSLPNHQEQPTDKICTSQSQSTPHSHHQTLLTASYTQNSNHQSCQSSVCEKLSPRLQHDTSDPNSIQIPNMSQMPLPCLPQFDRADTSRTSFSQFHRLQCPIDGHEGASAPSSTASVASFTGTLKKVPPEKPPRTSLIVQSPESESNRSQPAIGLKQTPKARPTIFGTVASDLTPKDGNSRRSLPQTPAGGVGGKGSGSAGAGSGMVNGSGADHQDIRDGAAINTEHALVYRDGNLVSGSLEALVQHMVPTEEYYPDRAYLFAFLLSARLFIKPHELLGEVCALCEHQQNLTGDSGKERLQRFVPRLVQLLAEWTETFPYDFRDERVMGHVRSITQKVAAVDAAARQEVSALLQNLLLRLTALERYEEGLARLATEATTEQLSQVDITELCPSATVLAQQLTHVELERLSYIGPEEFVQAFAKESPHLETSFKDMKKTRNLESYVQWFNRLSYFVATEVCKHAKKKQRVRVVEYWIETARECFNIGNFNSLMAIIAGLNMSPISRLKKTWSKVQLAKFSILEHQMDPSSNFSSYRSTLKAAMWRSAGATDERQRIVVPFFSLLVKDLYFLNEGCSNKLPNGHINFEKFWQLAKQVTEFIAWKQVACPFEKNPRVIAFLQASPVLTENALALASFECEPPDNNPEKERYKALKSELNAQ